A genomic region of Candidatus Pseudomonas phytovorans contains the following coding sequences:
- the tpiA gene encoding triose-phosphate isomerase produces the protein MRRPMVAGNWKMHGTRASVAELTEGLSNLALPSGVEVAVFPPALFINQVIDGLAGKEITVGAQNSAVQPEQGALTGEVAPEQLVEAGCKLVLVGHSERRQIIGETDEVLNRKFAAAQAKGLKPVLCIGETLAEREAGKTLEVVGRQLSSIIEAFGVKAFANAVIAYEPVWAIGTGLTATPQQAQDVHAAIRGQLAAEDAEVAAKVQLLYGGSVKAANAAELFGMPDIDGGLIGGASLNADEFGAICRAAGN, from the coding sequence ATGCGTCGCCCTATGGTAGCTGGTAACTGGAAGATGCACGGTACCCGCGCTAGCGTCGCTGAGCTGACCGAAGGCTTGAGCAATCTCGCCTTGCCGAGCGGAGTGGAAGTCGCGGTATTTCCTCCGGCCCTGTTCATCAATCAAGTGATCGATGGCCTGGCAGGTAAAGAAATTACTGTCGGCGCACAGAATTCTGCTGTACAACCCGAACAGGGTGCGCTGACCGGGGAAGTTGCTCCGGAGCAGCTGGTTGAAGCAGGTTGCAAGTTGGTGTTGGTTGGCCACTCCGAGCGTCGCCAGATCATTGGCGAAACAGACGAAGTGCTCAATCGCAAGTTTGCAGCGGCCCAGGCCAAAGGTTTGAAGCCAGTGCTTTGCATCGGGGAAACCCTTGCAGAGCGCGAGGCCGGCAAGACGCTTGAAGTTGTCGGGCGTCAACTAAGCAGTATCATCGAAGCTTTCGGTGTTAAGGCTTTTGCCAATGCAGTAATTGCCTATGAGCCTGTATGGGCCATTGGCACCGGCCTTACGGCCACGCCACAGCAGGCCCAGGATGTGCACGCCGCCATCCGCGGCCAGCTGGCGGCAGAAGATGCTGAAGTGGCTGCGAAGGTGCAGCTGCTCTACGGCGGCAGCGTGAAGGCGGCCAATGCGGCCGAACTGTTCGGCATGCCGGATATCGATGGGGGTCTCATTGGTGGGGCTTCCCTGAACGCAGACGAATTCGGTGCAATTTGTCGCGCCGCAGGAAACTGA
- the secG gene encoding preprotein translocase subunit SecG: MLETVIVVFHLLAALSLVVLVLLQQGKGAEAGASFGAGASNTVFGSQGSATFLSKFTAILAATFFLTALGLGYFAKQQAHQLSQAGLPDPAVLEVKEPQKPAVNDDVPVLQQQKSETTNNVGDVPPPAQEQK; encoded by the coding sequence ATGCTGGAAACAGTCATCGTTGTTTTTCATCTGTTGGCAGCGCTGTCGCTTGTAGTGCTGGTTCTGTTGCAACAGGGTAAGGGTGCCGAAGCTGGTGCATCTTTCGGCGCGGGTGCTTCTAATACCGTGTTCGGGAGCCAGGGTTCTGCAACGTTCCTAAGTAAATTCACTGCTATACTCGCTGCCACTTTCTTTTTGACAGCACTTGGGTTAGGATACTTCGCGAAGCAACAAGCTCACCAGCTTAGCCAAGCAGGTCTTCCAGATCCAGCAGTGCTAGAAGTGAAAGAGCCGCAAAAACCGGCAGTTAATGATGATGTACCGGTGCTCCAGCAGCAGAAGAGCGAAACCACCAATAATGTTGGTGATGTACCTCCTCCAGCCCAAGAGCAGAAGTAA
- the rimP gene encoding ribosome maturation factor RimP yields MSSKLEQLQALLAPVVTGLGFECWGIEFVSQGKHSVLRVYIDKEGGILVDDCAEVSRQVSSVLDVEDPISSEYTLEVSSPGMERPLFTLEQFASHAGEQVKIKLRSPFEGRRNFQGLLRGVEEQDVVVQVDDQEFLLPIDSIDKANIIPSFD; encoded by the coding sequence GTGTCGAGCAAGCTAGAACAGTTGCAGGCCTTGTTGGCCCCGGTGGTCACGGGGCTGGGCTTCGAATGCTGGGGGATTGAATTCGTCTCCCAGGGCAAACATTCGGTACTACGTGTCTACATCGACAAGGAAGGCGGGATTCTGGTTGACGACTGCGCAGAAGTCAGTCGCCAGGTCAGCAGCGTCCTGGATGTGGAAGATCCGATCAGCTCTGAATATACCCTAGAGGTTTCTTCTCCTGGCATGGAACGCCCACTGTTCACTCTGGAACAGTTTGCCTCGCATGCCGGCGAACAAGTGAAGATCAAGCTGCGCTCACCCTTCGAGGGTCGTCGTAACTTCCAGGGCCTTCTCCGCGGTGTGGAGGAGCAGGATGTGGTGGTCCAGGTGGACGATCAGGAGTTCCTGTTGCCGATCGACTCGATCGACAAGGCCAATATTATTCCCAGTTTTGACTGA
- the nusA gene encoding transcription termination factor NusA: MSKEVLLVVESVSNEKGVPPGVIFEALEVALATATKKRFEDEVDLRVEINRHTGSYETFRRWTVVDEADLDDPAIETWLDKIKDTHPEAKIGDVIEEKIESIEFGRIAAQTAKQVIVQKVREAERAQVVDAYREHVGEIISGTVKKVTRDNVIVDLGNNAEALLAREDIISRETFRVGVRLRALLKEIRTENRGPQLILSRTAPQMLIELFRIEVPEIAEGLIEVMAASRDPGSRAKIAVRSKDKRIDPQGACIGMRGSRVQAVSGELGGERVDIVLWDDNPAQFVINAMSPAEVAAIIVDEDAHAMDIAVAEDNLAQAIGRGGQNVRLASQLTGWTLNVMTEKDIQAKQQAETGDILRNFIDELEVDEELAQVLVDEGFTSLEEIAYVPLEEMLNIDGFDEDIVNELRARAKDRLLTKAIATEEKLADAHPAEDLLSLEGMDKDLAAELAVRGVVNREDLAEQSIDDLLDIDGIDEERAGKLIMAARAHWFE; the protein is encoded by the coding sequence ATGAGCAAAGAAGTACTGCTGGTTGTTGAATCGGTATCCAACGAAAAAGGTGTACCGCCCGGCGTCATTTTCGAAGCGCTGGAAGTGGCCCTGGCTACTGCAACCAAAAAACGTTTTGAAGACGAAGTCGATCTGCGTGTGGAAATCAACCGCCACACCGGTAGCTACGAGACCTTCCGTCGCTGGACCGTGGTCGATGAAGCCGATCTTGATGATCCGGCGATCGAAACCTGGCTGGACAAGATCAAGGACACTCATCCGGAAGCCAAGATTGGTGACGTGATCGAGGAGAAGATCGAGTCCATCGAGTTCGGTCGTATCGCCGCCCAGACCGCCAAGCAGGTCATTGTGCAGAAGGTCCGCGAGGCCGAGCGTGCCCAGGTGGTCGATGCCTACCGTGAACACGTAGGCGAGATCATTTCCGGTACCGTCAAAAAGGTTACCCGCGACAACGTCATCGTTGACCTGGGCAACAACGCCGAGGCCTTGCTGGCCCGCGAAGATATCATTTCGCGCGAAACCTTCCGTGTCGGTGTGCGCCTGCGTGCACTGCTCAAGGAAATTCGCACAGAAAACCGTGGCCCTCAGCTGATCCTGTCGCGCACCGCGCCACAGATGCTGATCGAGCTTTTCCGCATTGAAGTGCCGGAAATTGCCGAGGGCCTCATTGAAGTCATGGCTGCCTCCCGTGATCCGGGTTCGCGAGCCAAGATCGCCGTCCGCTCCAAGGACAAGCGCATCGACCCGCAAGGCGCCTGTATCGGCATGCGTGGTTCGCGCGTCCAAGCTGTATCCGGGGAGTTGGGTGGTGAGCGTGTGGATATCGTCCTGTGGGACGATAACCCGGCGCAGTTCGTCATCAACGCCATGTCGCCGGCTGAAGTCGCGGCGATCATCGTTGATGAAGATGCCCATGCCATGGACATCGCCGTCGCCGAGGATAACCTGGCCCAGGCCATTGGCCGTGGCGGTCAGAACGTTCGTCTTGCCAGTCAGCTGACCGGCTGGACCCTGAACGTGATGACCGAGAAGGACATTCAGGCCAAGCAGCAGGCCGAAACAGGTGACATCCTGCGCAATTTCATCGATGAACTGGAAGTCGACGAGGAGCTGGCCCAAGTGCTGGTCGACGAAGGCTTCACCAGCCTCGAAGAAATTGCCTACGTACCGTTGGAAGAAATGCTCAACATCGATGGCTTTGACGAAGATATCGTCAATGAGCTCCGCGCTCGAGCCAAGGACCGTTTGTTGACCAAGGCCATCGCTACCGAAGAAAAACTGGCAGACGCCCACCCGGCCGAAGACCTGCTCTCGCTTGAGGGTATGGACAAGGACCTGGCGGCTGAACTGGCGGTGCGCGGCGTGGTTAACCGCGAAGACCTGGCCGAGCAGTCGATCGACGATCTGCTCGACATCGACGGCATCGACGAAGAGCGTGCCGGCAAGTTGATCATGGCCGCCCGAGCCCATTGGTTCGAGTAA
- the infB gene encoding translation initiation factor IF-2, with the protein MTQVTVKELAQEVEAPVERLLQQMREAGLPHTDAGQVVTDNEKQTLLTHLKSSHKSKAEEPRKITLQRKTTSTLRVAGSKSISVEVRKKKVFVQRSPEEIQAEQKREAEERRAVENAARDKVDADVRQRNEDQARRQAADSAVAAPAPAAKPEPAPAAAQAPVVADAPASEDAAARAAERKKDETRRNESRTRDDDRRRGEAPRVSIKVKVKEKEKAPTPRAAPRTTDEESDGARRGRGGKGKLKKRNQHGFQSPTGPVIRDVTIGETITVSELANQMSVKGAEVVKFMFKMGTPVTINQVLDQETAQLIAEELGHKVTLVSDTALEDSLAESLKFEGQAESRAPVVTVMGHVDHGKTSLLDYIRRAKVAAGEAGGITQHIGAYHVETDRGMVTFLDTPGHAAFTQMRARGAKATDIVILVVAADDGVMPQTREAVQHAKAAGVPLVVAVNKIDKPGADLDRIRNELSVEGVTSEEWGGDTPFVKVSAKMGTGVDELLEAVLLQAEVLELTATPTAPGRGVVVESRLDKGRGPVATILVQDGTLRQGDMVLCGSNYGRVRAMLDENGKPVKEAGPSIPVEILGLDGTPEAGDELSVVADEKKAREVALFRQGKYREVKLARAHAGKLENIFENMGQAEKKTLNIVLKTDVRGSLEALNGSLGGLGNDEVQVRVIGGGVGGITESDANLALASNAVLFGFNVRADAGARKIVEQEGLDMRYYNVIYDIIEDVKKALTGMLGSDVRENILGVAEVRDVFRSPKFGAIAGCMVIEGTVYRNRPIRVLREDVVIFEGELESLRRFKDDAAEVRNGMECGIGVKSYNDVKVGDKIEVFEKVQVARTL; encoded by the coding sequence ATGACGCAAGTCACGGTGAAAGAACTGGCCCAAGAGGTCGAGGCACCGGTAGAGCGCCTGCTGCAGCAGATGCGTGAGGCAGGTCTGCCGCACACCGACGCCGGTCAGGTAGTGACCGACAATGAGAAGCAGACCCTGCTGACTCATTTGAAAAGCAGCCACAAGAGCAAGGCGGAAGAGCCGCGCAAGATTACCTTGCAGCGCAAAACCACCAGCACCCTGCGTGTCGCCGGTAGCAAGAGCATTAGCGTAGAAGTACGCAAGAAGAAAGTATTCGTGCAGCGCAGCCCGGAAGAAATCCAGGCTGAGCAGAAGCGTGAAGCGGAAGAGCGCCGCGCGGTTGAAAACGCCGCTCGCGACAAGGTTGATGCCGACGTTCGTCAGCGCAACGAAGATCAGGCTCGCCGTCAGGCAGCTGACTCCGCTGTAGCTGCCCCTGCGCCTGCCGCCAAGCCAGAGCCGGCACCTGCCGCTGCCCAGGCTCCGGTAGTCGCCGACGCCCCGGCCTCCGAAGACGCTGCAGCCCGTGCTGCCGAGCGTAAGAAAGACGAGACCCGTCGCAACGAAAGCCGCACCCGTGATGACGACCGTCGTCGTGGCGAAGCGCCTCGTGTGTCGATCAAGGTCAAGGTCAAGGAAAAGGAAAAGGCGCCGACTCCGCGTGCTGCTCCGCGTACCACCGACGAAGAGAGCGATGGCGCTCGTCGTGGCCGTGGTGGCAAGGGCAAGCTGAAGAAGCGTAACCAGCATGGCTTCCAGAGCCCGACCGGCCCCGTCATCCGTGACGTGACCATCGGCGAGACCATCACGGTTTCCGAACTGGCCAACCAGATGTCCGTCAAGGGCGCTGAAGTCGTCAAGTTCATGTTCAAGATGGGCACCCCGGTTACCATCAACCAGGTGCTCGACCAGGAAACCGCTCAGCTGATCGCAGAAGAGCTGGGCCACAAGGTCACCCTGGTCAGCGATACCGCCCTGGAAGATTCCTTGGCCGAATCGCTGAAATTCGAAGGCCAGGCCGAGTCGCGTGCGCCGGTGGTTACTGTCATGGGTCACGTTGACCATGGTAAGACCTCGCTGCTCGACTATATCCGTCGTGCCAAGGTTGCCGCTGGCGAAGCCGGTGGTATCACCCAGCACATCGGTGCCTACCACGTGGAAACCGACCGCGGCATGGTCACCTTCCTCGACACCCCGGGCCACGCAGCTTTCACCCAGATGCGTGCACGTGGTGCCAAGGCGACCGACATCGTCATCCTGGTGGTGGCGGCGGACGACGGCGTGATGCCGCAAACCCGCGAGGCCGTTCAGCATGCCAAGGCAGCTGGCGTTCCGCTGGTGGTCGCGGTGAACAAGATCGACAAGCCAGGTGCTGACCTCGATCGCATCCGCAACGAACTGTCCGTCGAAGGCGTCACCTCTGAGGAATGGGGTGGTGACACGCCGTTCGTCAAGGTTTCGGCGAAGATGGGTACCGGTGTTGACGAACTGCTCGAAGCCGTCCTGCTGCAGGCCGAGGTTCTCGAACTGACCGCTACGCCAACCGCCCCAGGCCGTGGTGTCGTGGTTGAATCGCGCCTCGACAAGGGCCGTGGTCCGGTTGCCACCATCCTGGTCCAGGACGGTACGCTGCGTCAGGGCGACATGGTCCTGTGCGGCTCCAACTATGGCCGCGTTCGCGCCATGCTCGACGAGAACGGCAAGCCTGTGAAGGAAGCTGGCCCGTCGATCCCGGTCGAGATCCTCGGCCTGGATGGCACGCCGGAAGCCGGTGATGAGCTGTCGGTAGTGGCTGACGAGAAGAAAGCCCGCGAAGTTGCCCTGTTCCGTCAAGGCAAGTACCGCGAGGTCAAGCTGGCCCGTGCTCACGCCGGCAAGCTGGAAAACATCTTCGAGAACATGGGTCAGGCCGAGAAGAAAACCCTCAACATCGTTCTCAAGACCGATGTTCGCGGTTCGCTCGAGGCGCTCAACGGTTCGCTCGGCGGCCTGGGCAACGACGAAGTGCAGGTCCGTGTGATTGGTGGTGGCGTCGGTGGTATCACCGAGAGCGATGCCAACCTGGCCCTTGCGTCCAACGCGGTGCTGTTCGGCTTCAACGTGCGTGCTGATGCCGGCGCGCGCAAGATCGTCGAGCAGGAAGGTCTGGATATGCGTTATTACAACGTGATCTACGACATCATCGAAGACGTCAAGAAAGCCCTGACCGGTATGCTCGGCAGCGATGTTCGCGAGAACATCCTGGGTGTCGCCGAAGTCCGTGACGTGTTCCGTTCGCCGAAGTTCGGCGCCATCGCTGGCTGTATGGTCATCGAGGGTACCGTGTACCGTAACCGCCCGATCCGCGTACTGCGCGAAGACGTGGTTATCTTCGAAGGCGAGCTGGAATCGCTGCGTCGCTTCAAGGACGACGCTGCCGAAGTGCGTAACGGCATGGAGTGCGGTATTGGCGTCAAGAGCTACAACGACGTCAAGGTCGGCGACAAGATCGAAGTCTTCGAGAAAGTCCAGGTGGCTCGTACCCTTTAA
- the rbfA gene encoding 30S ribosome-binding factor RbfA, whose amino-acid sequence MAKEYSRTQRIGDQMQRELAELIRREVKDPRVGLVTITAVDVSRDLGHAKVFITVMGEETPDAVKQSLKALNSAASFLRLHLGRSMQLRSVPQLHFHFDESVSRGVHLSALIERAVAEDRLHKDTDELDTKE is encoded by the coding sequence ATGGCCAAAGAATACAGCCGTACCCAACGTATCGGCGATCAGATGCAGCGCGAGCTGGCCGAGCTGATCCGTCGCGAAGTCAAAGACCCGCGTGTCGGTCTGGTTACCATCACCGCCGTGGACGTCAGCCGTGACCTGGGCCATGCCAAGGTGTTCATCACCGTCATGGGCGAGGAAACGCCAGACGCCGTGAAGCAGTCGTTGAAGGCACTGAACAGTGCTGCCAGCTTCCTGCGCCTGCACCTGGGCCGCTCGATGCAACTGCGCAGCGTGCCGCAGCTGCACTTCCACTTCGATGAAAGCGTCAGCCGCGGTGTGCACCTGTCGGCGCTGATCGAGCGTGCAGTGGCCGAAGACCGCCTGCACAAGGATACCGACGAGCTGGACACCAAGGAGTAA
- the truB gene encoding tRNA pseudouridine(55) synthase TruB has product MAQVKRIRRNVSGIILLDKPLGFTSNAALQKVRWLLNAEKAGHTGSLDPLATGVLPLCFGEATKFSQYLLDSDKGYETVMQMGQTTNTGDAEGEVLQTREVTVGRADIEAALPGFRGPISQIPPMYSALKRDGQPLYKLARAGEVVEREARSVTINRLELLECEGTRARLTVGCSKGTYIRTLVEDIGEVLGCGAYVAELRRTQAGPFALAQTVTLEELEQAHAEGGNEALDRFLMPSDSGLQDWPMVSLSEHSAFYWLHGQAVRAPDAPQFGMVRVQDHNARFIGIGEVSEDGRIAPRRLIRSE; this is encoded by the coding sequence GTGGCCCAGGTCAAACGTATTCGCCGCAATGTCAGCGGCATCATCCTGCTCGACAAGCCGCTTGGCTTCACCTCCAACGCCGCCCTGCAAAAAGTGCGCTGGCTGCTCAACGCGGAAAAGGCCGGCCACACCGGTAGCCTCGACCCGTTGGCAACCGGCGTGTTGCCGCTGTGCTTCGGCGAGGCGACCAAGTTTTCGCAGTACTTGCTCGATTCCGACAAGGGCTACGAAACCGTCATGCAGATGGGGCAGACTACCAACACCGGCGATGCCGAAGGTGAAGTGCTGCAGACCCGCGAGGTGACCGTTGGTCGCGCCGACATCGAGGCGGCGCTGCCTGGTTTTCGCGGCCCGATCAGCCAGATACCGCCGATGTACTCGGCGCTCAAGCGTGACGGCCAACCGCTGTACAAGCTGGCACGTGCAGGAGAGGTAGTGGAGCGCGAGGCGCGTTCTGTTACTATTAACCGCCTGGAGTTGCTGGAGTGCGAAGGTACCCGTGCACGGTTGACCGTAGGCTGCAGTAAAGGCACCTATATCCGCACGCTGGTGGAGGATATTGGTGAGGTTCTTGGCTGCGGCGCCTATGTCGCCGAGCTGCGCAGGACCCAGGCTGGGCCCTTCGCGCTGGCACAGACGGTTACCCTCGAGGAACTTGAGCAAGCTCACGCCGAAGGTGGCAATGAAGCGCTTGATCGCTTCCTGATGCCATCGGACAGCGGGTTGCAGGACTGGCCCATGGTCAGCCTGTCGGAACACAGTGCGTTCTACTGGCTGCATGGGCAGGCAGTACGCGCGCCGGACGCGCCACAGTTTGGCATGGTCCGGGTACAGGATCACAATGCACGCTTCATCGGTATCGGTGAAGTGAGCGAAGACGGGCGTATTGCGCCGCGTCGGCTGATTCGGTCGGAATGA
- the rpsO gene encoding 30S ribosomal protein S15 encodes MALSVEEKAQIVTDYQQAAGDTGSPEVQVALLTANINKLQGHFKANGKDHHSRRGLIRMVNQRRKLLDYLKGKDTTRYSALIGRLGLRR; translated from the coding sequence ATGGCCCTCAGCGTTGAAGAAAAAGCTCAAATCGTTACCGACTACCAGCAAGCTGCTGGCGACACTGGTAGCCCGGAAGTTCAGGTTGCTCTGCTGACCGCGAACATCAACAAGCTGCAAGGCCACTTCAAGGCCAACGGTAAAGACCACCACTCGCGTCGTGGCCTGATCCGTATGGTTAACCAGCGTCGTAAGCTGCTGGACTACCTGAAGGGCAAAGACACCACTCGTTACAGCGCCCTGATCGGTCGCCTGGGCCTGCGTCGCTAA
- the pnp gene encoding polyribonucleotide nucleotidyltransferase, with protein MNPVIKTFQFGQSTVTLETGRIARQATGAVLVTVDNDVTVLVTVVGAKHADPSKGFFPLSVHYQEKTYAAGKIPGGFFKREGRPSEKETLTSRLIDRPIRPLFPEGFMNEVQVVCTVVSTSKKTDPDIAAMIGTSAALAISGIPFEGPIGAARVAFHESTGYLLNPTYEQLAASSLDMVVAGTSDAVLMVESEAEELTEDQMLGAVLFAHDEFQVVIQAVKELAAEAAKPTWDWKAAVANTELFNAIRAEFGEGVSQGYTITVKADRYARLGELRDQAIAKFSGEEGQPSASEVKEIFGEIEYRTVRENIVNGKPRIDGRDTKTVRPLNIEVGVLPKTHGSALFTRGETQALVVATLGTARDAQLLDTLEGEKKDPFMLHYNFPPFSVGECGRMGGAGRREIGHGRLARRSVQAMLPAADVFPYTIRVVSEITESNGSSSMASVCGASLALMDAGVPMKAPVAGIAMGLVKEGEKFAILTDILGDEDHLGDMDFKVAGTAKGVTALQMDIKINGITEEIMEIALGQALEARLNILGQMNQIIGQSRTELSANAPTMIAMKIDTDKIRDVIGKGGATIRAICEETKASIDIEDDGSIKIFGETKEAAEAAKQRILGITAEAEIGKIYVGKVERIVDFGAFVNILPGKDGLVHISMLSDARVEKVTDILKEGQEVEVLVLDVDNRGRIKLSIKDVAAAKASGV; from the coding sequence GTGAACCCGGTAATCAAGACTTTCCAGTTCGGTCAATCGACCGTTACTCTCGAAACGGGCCGCATCGCCCGTCAGGCAACCGGCGCCGTGCTGGTGACCGTCGATAACGATGTCACCGTGCTGGTGACCGTGGTCGGCGCCAAGCACGCAGACCCAAGCAAAGGCTTCTTCCCTCTTTCTGTTCATTATCAGGAAAAGACCTACGCTGCCGGCAAGATCCCTGGTGGTTTCTTCAAGCGTGAAGGCCGTCCTTCCGAGAAAGAGACCCTGACCTCGCGCCTGATCGACCGCCCGATCCGCCCGCTGTTCCCTGAAGGCTTCATGAACGAAGTGCAGGTCGTCTGCACCGTGGTGTCCACCAGCAAGAAGACCGACCCGGACATCGCTGCGATGATCGGTACCTCGGCTGCCCTGGCCATTTCCGGTATTCCGTTCGAAGGCCCGATCGGCGCCGCCCGTGTTGCTTTCCACGAAAGCACCGGCTACCTGCTGAACCCGACTTACGAGCAACTGGCTGCTTCGAGCCTGGACATGGTCGTTGCCGGTACCTCCGACGCCGTGCTGATGGTTGAATCGGAAGCTGAAGAGCTGACCGAAGACCAGATGCTGGGTGCCGTACTGTTCGCCCACGACGAATTCCAGGTCGTTATCCAGGCTGTCAAAGAGCTGGCTGCCGAAGCCGCCAAGCCTACCTGGGACTGGAAAGCAGCCGTTGCCAACACTGAATTGTTCAACGCCATTCGCGCCGAATTCGGTGAAGGCGTTTCGCAGGGCTACACCATCACCGTCAAGGCTGACCGCTATGCGCGCCTGGGCGAGCTGCGTGATCAGGCGATCGCCAAGTTCTCCGGTGAAGAAGGCCAGCCTTCGGCTTCCGAAGTGAAAGAAATCTTCGGCGAAATCGAATACCGCACCGTTCGCGAAAACATCGTCAACGGCAAGCCACGTATCGACGGCCGCGACACCAAGACCGTTCGCCCGCTGAACATCGAAGTTGGTGTTCTGCCGAAGACCCACGGTTCGGCGCTGTTCACCCGTGGCGAAACCCAGGCACTGGTCGTTGCGACCCTGGGTACTGCCCGTGACGCCCAGCTGCTGGATACCCTCGAAGGCGAGAAAAAAGACCCCTTCATGCTGCACTACAACTTCCCGCCGTTCTCGGTTGGCGAGTGTGGTCGCATGGGCGGTGCTGGCCGTCGCGAAATCGGCCACGGCCGGTTGGCCCGTCGTTCGGTCCAGGCCATGCTGCCGGCTGCTGACGTGTTCCCGTACACCATCCGCGTGGTTTCGGAAATCACCGAATCCAACGGTTCCAGCTCCATGGCTTCGGTCTGTGGTGCTTCGCTGGCCCTGATGGACGCCGGTGTGCCGATGAAGGCGCCAGTTGCCGGTATCGCCATGGGTCTGGTCAAGGAAGGCGAGAAGTTTGCCATTCTGACCGACATCCTGGGTGATGAAGACCACCTGGGCGACATGGACTTCAAGGTAGCCGGTACCGCCAAAGGTGTTACCGCGCTGCAGATGGACATCAAGATCAACGGCATCACCGAAGAGATCATGGAAATCGCCCTGGGCCAGGCCCTGGAAGCGCGCCTGAACATCCTCGGCCAGATGAACCAGATCATTGGTCAGTCGCGTACCGAGCTGTCGGCCAACGCCCCGACCATGATCGCGATGAAGATCGACACCGACAAGATCCGTGACGTCATCGGTAAAGGCGGCGCCACCATTCGTGCCATCTGTGAAGAGACCAAGGCTTCGATCGACATCGAAGACGACGGCTCGATCAAGATCTTCGGCGAAACCAAGGAAGCGGCAGAGGCTGCCAAGCAGCGCATCCTGGGCATCACCGCTGAGGCCGAAATCGGCAAGATCTACGTTGGCAAGGTTGAGCGTATCGTCGACTTCGGCGCATTCGTCAACATCCTGCCTGGCAAGGACGGCCTGGTGCACATCTCCATGCTGAGCGATGCTCGCGTCGAGAAAGTCACCGACATCCTGAAAGAAGGCCAGGAAGTCGAAGTACTGGTACTGGACGTGGACAACCGCGGCCGTATCAAGCTGTCGATCAAGGACGTTGCCGCGGCGAAGGCCTCGGGCGTGTAA
- a CDS encoding BON domain-containing protein, with product MKKFAIAAATATALTLTMANAAFAQQTTQAPMTLAAGEVTKAKEATSDTWITTKVKADLMTEKGVPGSDIKVETNKGVVSLSSDVAVTDSQKEMAVAIAKKIKGVQAVSADGLKSE from the coding sequence ATGAAGAAGTTCGCCATTGCTGCCGCTACTGCCACCGCTCTGACCCTGACCATGGCTAACGCGGCATTCGCCCAGCAAACCACCCAGGCCCCGATGACGCTGGCCGCCGGTGAGGTGACCAAAGCCAAGGAAGCTACCTCTGACACTTGGATTACCACCAAGGTCAAAGCTGATCTGATGACCGAGAAGGGTGTGCCTGGCAGCGACATCAAAGTGGAAACCAACAAAGGTGTTGTGTCGCTGTCGTCCGACGTAGCTGTGACTGATTCCCAGAAAGAGATGGCAGTTGCCATCGCCAAGAAGATCAAAGGCGTGCAGGCCGTATCGGCTGATGGCCTGAAGTCCGAATAA